In the Artemia franciscana chromosome 1, ASM3288406v1, whole genome shotgun sequence genome, one interval contains:
- the LOC136024647 gene encoding lactosylceramide 4-alpha-galactosyltransferase-like isoform X3, translated as MITQFNFPLLLGLVFFTSLTILRTQWKDVTEGKWLEYQDNVQIYTFEEFSDHHDFNTTFFIESSNAEYLDPRQSCCVEAAVRAQHPYSVAVYMTGIKSDTIQKKNEWINEFSNLKLIHLDADKFFTNGNLERIYNEVKSKSKRKIEHEADLARIALLKKFGGFYVDLDTVLMKPTTQLSSFLLKNFANGIMKYRKGHQIIEEIYRRLNETKSSPVTYTEIGKDLIRRVVEDICHFKRKKNNFAEAAKICNITFLNEETFLPVFWGQWRSIFGKPIKLDSFKVATMNAAYAIHFSSSLTSDIPIIGGKGQIFDQIARKYCPTVHRMLPKFY; from the coding sequence ATGATAACTCAATTCAACTTTCCTCTTTTGTTGGGATTAGTCTTTTTTACATCACTGACAATATTGCGAACACAATGGAAAGATGTAACTGAAGGAAAGTGGCTTGAATACCAAGACAACGTGCAGATTTACACGTTTGAAGAATTCAGCGACCATCATGATTTCAATACAACTTTTTTCATTGAGAGCAGCAACGCAGAATACTTAGATCCTAGACAGTCCTGCTGCGTAGAAGCTGCTGTCAGAGCCCAACATCCATATTCAGTCGCAGTCTATATGACAGGGATCAAATCAGacacaattcaaaaaaaaaatgaatggatTAATGAGTTTTCGAATTTAAAGCTAATTCATTTAGATGCagataaattttttacaaatggtAACTTAGAACGTATTTATAATGAAGTTAAAAGTAAATCCAAACGCAAGATAGAACATGAAGCAGATTTAGCAAGAATTGCTCTGCTCAAGAAATTTGGAGGATTTTATGTTGATTTAGATACAGTTTTGATGAAACCGACAACACAACTATCatctttcttattaaaaaacttTGCCAACGGGATAATGAAATATCGAAAAGGACACCAAATAATAGAGGAAATATATCGCCGTctgaatgaaacaaaatctaGTCCTGTAACCTATACTGAGATTGGTAAAGATTTAATTAGAAGGGTTGTGGAAGATATTTGCcatttcaaaagaaagaaaaacaattttgccGAAGCTGCTAAGATTTGCAATATTACGTTTCTcaatgaagaaacttttttgcCAGTGTTTTGGGGACAGTGGAGGAGCATATTTGGAAAACCTATAAAATTAGACTCCTTCAAAGTAGCAACAATGAATGCTGCTTATGCTATCCACTTTAGCAGTTCCTTGACGTCGGATATTCCTATTATAGGAGGCAAAGGACAGATATTTGATCAGATAGCAAGAAAATACTGCCCAACAGTGCACAGAATGCTTCCAAAATTTTACTAG
- the LOC136024647 gene encoding lactosylceramide 4-alpha-galactosyltransferase-like isoform X1, whose translation MAKTKESKFEGEAPQVEMITQFNFPLLLGLVFFTSLTILRTQWKDVTEGKWLEYQDNVQIYTFEEFSDHHDFNTTFFIESSNAEYLDPRQSCCVEAAVRAQHPYSVAVYMTGIKSDTIQKKNEWINEFSNLKLIHLDADKFFTNGNLERIYNEVKSKSKRKIEHEADLARIALLKKFGGFYVDLDTVLMKPTTQLSSFLLKNFANGIMKYRKGHQIIEEIYRRLNETKSSPVTYTEIGKDLIRRVVEDICHFKRKKNNFAEAAKICNITFLNEETFLPVFWGQWRSIFGKPIKLDSFKVATMNAAYAIHFSSSLTSDIPIIGGKGQIFDQIARKYCPTVHRMLPKFY comes from the exons ATGGCCAAGACCAAAGAATCGAAATTCGAAGGAGAGGCACCCCAG GTAGAGATGATAACTCAATTCAACTTTCCTCTTTTGTTGGGATTAGTCTTTTTTACATCACTGACAATATTGCGAACACAATGGAAAGATGTAACTGAAGGAAAGTGGCTTGAATACCAAGACAACGTGCAGATTTACACGTTTGAAGAATTCAGCGACCATCATGATTTCAATACAACTTTTTTCATTGAGAGCAGCAACGCAGAATACTTAGATCCTAGACAGTCCTGCTGCGTAGAAGCTGCTGTCAGAGCCCAACATCCATATTCAGTCGCAGTCTATATGACAGGGATCAAATCAGacacaattcaaaaaaaaaatgaatggatTAATGAGTTTTCGAATTTAAAGCTAATTCATTTAGATGCagataaattttttacaaatggtAACTTAGAACGTATTTATAATGAAGTTAAAAGTAAATCCAAACGCAAGATAGAACATGAAGCAGATTTAGCAAGAATTGCTCTGCTCAAGAAATTTGGAGGATTTTATGTTGATTTAGATACAGTTTTGATGAAACCGACAACACAACTATCatctttcttattaaaaaacttTGCCAACGGGATAATGAAATATCGAAAAGGACACCAAATAATAGAGGAAATATATCGCCGTctgaatgaaacaaaatctaGTCCTGTAACCTATACTGAGATTGGTAAAGATTTAATTAGAAGGGTTGTGGAAGATATTTGCcatttcaaaagaaagaaaaacaattttgccGAAGCTGCTAAGATTTGCAATATTACGTTTCTcaatgaagaaacttttttgcCAGTGTTTTGGGGACAGTGGAGGAGCATATTTGGAAAACCTATAAAATTAGACTCCTTCAAAGTAGCAACAATGAATGCTGCTTATGCTATCCACTTTAGCAGTTCCTTGACGTCGGATATTCCTATTATAGGAGGCAAAGGACAGATATTTGATCAGATAGCAAGAAAATACTGCCCAACAGTGCACAGAATGCTTCCAAAATTTTACTAG
- the LOC136024647 gene encoding lactosylceramide 4-alpha-galactosyltransferase-like isoform X2 translates to MQYKVEMITQFNFPLLLGLVFFTSLTILRTQWKDVTEGKWLEYQDNVQIYTFEEFSDHHDFNTTFFIESSNAEYLDPRQSCCVEAAVRAQHPYSVAVYMTGIKSDTIQKKNEWINEFSNLKLIHLDADKFFTNGNLERIYNEVKSKSKRKIEHEADLARIALLKKFGGFYVDLDTVLMKPTTQLSSFLLKNFANGIMKYRKGHQIIEEIYRRLNETKSSPVTYTEIGKDLIRRVVEDICHFKRKKNNFAEAAKICNITFLNEETFLPVFWGQWRSIFGKPIKLDSFKVATMNAAYAIHFSSSLTSDIPIIGGKGQIFDQIARKYCPTVHRMLPKFY, encoded by the exons ATGCAATATAAG GTAGAGATGATAACTCAATTCAACTTTCCTCTTTTGTTGGGATTAGTCTTTTTTACATCACTGACAATATTGCGAACACAATGGAAAGATGTAACTGAAGGAAAGTGGCTTGAATACCAAGACAACGTGCAGATTTACACGTTTGAAGAATTCAGCGACCATCATGATTTCAATACAACTTTTTTCATTGAGAGCAGCAACGCAGAATACTTAGATCCTAGACAGTCCTGCTGCGTAGAAGCTGCTGTCAGAGCCCAACATCCATATTCAGTCGCAGTCTATATGACAGGGATCAAATCAGacacaattcaaaaaaaaaatgaatggatTAATGAGTTTTCGAATTTAAAGCTAATTCATTTAGATGCagataaattttttacaaatggtAACTTAGAACGTATTTATAATGAAGTTAAAAGTAAATCCAAACGCAAGATAGAACATGAAGCAGATTTAGCAAGAATTGCTCTGCTCAAGAAATTTGGAGGATTTTATGTTGATTTAGATACAGTTTTGATGAAACCGACAACACAACTATCatctttcttattaaaaaacttTGCCAACGGGATAATGAAATATCGAAAAGGACACCAAATAATAGAGGAAATATATCGCCGTctgaatgaaacaaaatctaGTCCTGTAACCTATACTGAGATTGGTAAAGATTTAATTAGAAGGGTTGTGGAAGATATTTGCcatttcaaaagaaagaaaaacaattttgccGAAGCTGCTAAGATTTGCAATATTACGTTTCTcaatgaagaaacttttttgcCAGTGTTTTGGGGACAGTGGAGGAGCATATTTGGAAAACCTATAAAATTAGACTCCTTCAAAGTAGCAACAATGAATGCTGCTTATGCTATCCACTTTAGCAGTTCCTTGACGTCGGATATTCCTATTATAGGAGGCAAAGGACAGATATTTGATCAGATAGCAAGAAAATACTGCCCAACAGTGCACAGAATGCTTCCAAAATTTTACTAG
- the LOC136024608 gene encoding copper-specific metallothionein-2-like yields MESCSETVCACGPDCSCGPQCKVCPQTHGVGQMLGQRSDACPCVQDRSCTCGPTCKCNPCQCPVHAKHHGAHHH; encoded by the exons ATGGAATCTTGCTCAG AAACAGTGTGTGCTTGTGGTCCAGACTGCAGCTGCGGACCACAGTGTAAAGTTTGTCCGCAAACACATGGAGTTGGTCAGATGCTTGGTCAGAGATCAGATGCCTGTCCATGTGTACAag aTCGATCGTGCACTTGTGGACCTACTTGCAAATGCAATCCATGTCAATGTCCCGTTCATGCTAAACATCACGGCGCTCATCATCATTAA